From Pseudanabaena sp. PCC 6802, one genomic window encodes:
- a CDS encoding ribonuclease catalytic domain-containing protein, whose protein sequence is MEKGTLVEFRLHGDRRLAVVDRPEGKKHLQVIDENGTPHTLHPREIDYVIQGKTNAEPEKFTVKQIPTFHQQVKPYLDPDSLAVAWEILVEEHQPVTPEGLAQLLFSEVSAATTYAAYCLLSEDKLYFKQKGNGYEPRSTAQVTELKHQAEVAAARAQEANTFLQKLKDKLVGEQVEWTSSDRHRLESLERYAIHGEESSDKSIAIELLTALHRPKSDTGAFQLLVDLGLWNVHENLFLRRSQIPIRFSAELLSKVREFIDSPTPDSIARLDLTHLHVYTIDDESTREIDDGLSVETIANGKQRLWIHIADPSRWVQPNDIFDREARKRGTSVYLPTGTIPMFPLEFATGVMSLVQGQICHALSFAIELDDDGMVVNYDVCASSIKPSYRLTYEDVTEMLELGVEADLEAIARYARLRTNWRRLQGAINIDLPETTIKVDLDDPESLTLEILDDSFSRQLVAEMMILTGEVAAKFAQANNIPIPYRYQEQPDLPSEEEILQLPPGPVREFAICRCMTKGEAGVYPLRHAGLGLDAYAQVTSPIRRYSDLLAHWQIKAHLSGQPLPFTVESLSDLLHAIDPAIFEAVQIERQTTRYWSLEYLRRHRDTVWRALLLDWLRENERLGLILLEDLGLKLPMRMTRNINIGESLSLKVSDVDPRKDIIQFQEIQAAVLQAT, encoded by the coding sequence GTGGAAAAAGGTACTCTGGTTGAGTTTCGTCTGCATGGCGATCGCCGCTTGGCGGTCGTCGATCGCCCAGAAGGGAAAAAGCATCTGCAAGTAATTGATGAAAACGGCACGCCTCATACTCTGCACCCGCGTGAAATTGACTACGTAATTCAGGGTAAAACTAATGCTGAACCTGAAAAGTTTACAGTCAAGCAGATCCCTACTTTCCACCAGCAGGTCAAGCCATACCTCGATCCCGATAGTTTGGCGGTAGCATGGGAGATTTTAGTAGAGGAGCATCAGCCCGTTACCCCAGAAGGGCTGGCTCAGCTACTGTTTTCTGAGGTTAGCGCCGCTACGACCTATGCCGCCTACTGCTTGCTCAGCGAAGACAAACTCTACTTTAAGCAAAAGGGTAATGGCTACGAGCCACGCTCTACAGCCCAAGTCACCGAATTAAAACATCAGGCGGAAGTAGCAGCGGCACGGGCACAGGAAGCCAACACATTTTTGCAAAAACTCAAAGACAAACTGGTAGGCGAGCAGGTGGAGTGGACGAGTAGCGATCGCCATCGATTAGAAAGCTTAGAGCGCTATGCCATTCATGGGGAGGAATCGTCCGATAAATCCATCGCGATCGAACTGTTGACAGCGCTGCATCGCCCTAAAAGCGATACAGGAGCATTTCAACTCCTGGTGGACTTGGGACTTTGGAACGTTCATGAGAATCTATTCCTCAGGCGCAGTCAGATTCCCATTCGTTTCTCTGCGGAACTGCTATCTAAGGTGCGGGAATTTATCGACTCGCCAACTCCAGATTCGATCGCGCGCCTCGATCTAACCCATTTGCACGTCTACACGATCGACGATGAAAGTACTAGAGAAATCGACGATGGTTTGAGTGTTGAAACCATTGCCAATGGCAAGCAGCGTCTCTGGATCCACATTGCCGATCCGTCGCGCTGGGTGCAGCCCAATGACATTTTCGATCGCGAAGCCCGCAAGCGCGGTACTAGCGTTTATCTGCCTACTGGTACGATCCCGATGTTCCCGCTTGAGTTTGCCACGGGGGTGATGAGCTTAGTCCAAGGGCAGATTTGCCATGCCCTGTCCTTTGCGATCGAGTTAGATGATGATGGTATGGTGGTGAACTACGATGTCTGCGCCAGTTCGATCAAGCCGAGCTATCGTCTCACCTATGAAGATGTCACGGAGATGTTAGAGCTGGGGGTGGAAGCAGATCTCGAAGCGATCGCCAGGTATGCTCGCCTTAGAACTAATTGGCGGCGATTGCAGGGAGCGATTAATATCGACTTGCCGGAAACTACCATTAAAGTCGATCTCGACGATCCTGAAAGCCTGACTTTAGAGATTTTGGATGACTCCTTCTCTCGACAATTGGTAGCGGAGATGATGATTCTCACGGGCGAGGTAGCAGCTAAATTCGCGCAGGCTAATAATATTCCAATTCCCTACCGCTATCAGGAACAGCCAGACCTCCCATCTGAAGAGGAGATTTTGCAGTTACCGCCAGGCCCAGTACGTGAATTTGCCATCTGTCGCTGCATGACCAAGGGAGAAGCAGGAGTCTATCCTTTGCGTCATGCTGGCTTGGGCTTAGATGCCTACGCTCAAGTCACGTCACCCATTCGCCGCTACAGCGATCTCCTGGCACACTGGCAGATTAAAGCCCATCTCAGCGGTCAACCTTTACCGTTTACGGTGGAATCTTTGAGCGACCTGCTACACGCGATCGATCCCGCTATTTTTGAAGCAGTTCAGATCGAACGCCAAACCACTCGCTACTGGAGTTTGGAATATCTGCGCCGCCATCGAGATACTGTGTGGCGGGCGCTGTTGTTAGATTGGTTACGCGAAAACGAAAGGCTGGGGCTAATTTTACTGGAGGACTTGGGTCTAAAGCTGCCAATGCGAATGACCAGAAACATTAATATCGGCGAAAGTCTTAGCCTCAAGGTATCCGATGTTGACCCGCGCAAGGACATCATTCAGTTTCAGGAAATACAAGCAGCAGTTCTCCAGGCTACTTAA
- a CDS encoding class II fructose-bisphosphate aldolase yields MLCSTRELLETSRRNVYAIGAFNIYNLEGVRAVVDSAEANFSPVMLQIHPSALSYGGTGLVALCLEAARASTVPISVHLDHSTSEKAIRAALDAGMKSIMADGSHLPYAENLAFTKAMTQLAHARGAAIEAEIGRISGTEDGLTVAEKEAKMTDPVQAVEFVKATGVDALAVTIGNVHGEYKSEPRLDFKRLAAIRAAVDVPLVLHGASGLPPATIAQSIQLGVCKFNVNTEVRQAYVSNLAQSLQNSPLKDLLDVMQSGIDAMQAVITDKLELFGSTHKQHLHQSPYADMLAASAV; encoded by the coding sequence ATGCTCTGTTCCACTAGGGAATTACTCGAAACCTCGCGGCGCAATGTCTATGCGATCGGCGCATTTAATATCTACAACCTGGAGGGAGTGCGAGCAGTCGTAGACTCAGCGGAGGCAAACTTCAGTCCCGTCATGTTACAAATTCATCCCAGCGCCCTGTCCTATGGCGGTACGGGTTTAGTTGCCCTGTGCCTGGAAGCGGCAAGAGCGTCAACCGTACCCATCAGCGTCCATCTCGATCACAGTACCTCGGAAAAGGCAATTCGAGCTGCTCTGGATGCTGGCATGAAATCGATTATGGCGGATGGCTCGCATTTACCATATGCAGAAAATCTGGCTTTTACAAAAGCAATGACACAACTAGCCCACGCTCGTGGAGCCGCGATCGAAGCGGAAATTGGCAGAATCAGCGGCACCGAGGATGGTCTCACTGTCGCCGAGAAAGAGGCCAAAATGACCGATCCCGTTCAAGCTGTGGAGTTTGTTAAAGCTACGGGTGTGGATGCGCTAGCCGTAACCATCGGTAACGTGCATGGCGAATATAAGAGCGAACCACGCCTGGATTTTAAGCGTCTGGCGGCAATTCGGGCGGCGGTTGACGTGCCCCTGGTACTGCATGGGGCATCTGGCTTACCACCCGCCACGATCGCCCAATCCATTCAGCTTGGGGTCTGCAAGTTTAATGTCAATACCGAAGTGAGACAGGCGTATGTCAGCAACCTGGCGCAAAGTTTGCAAAACTCCCCGCTTAAGGATTTGCTAGACGTAATGCAAAGCGGGATCGATGCCATGCAAGCAGTCATCACCGATAAACTGGAGCTATTCGGCTCTACCCACAAGCAACACCTCCACCAGTCACCCTATGCCGACATGCTGGCAGCTAGTGCGGTGTAG
- a CDS encoding DUF1257 domain-containing protein codes for MSHFTTIRVQIEDGEILLEALKDLGYSVEQNAMVRGYQGNKTKADYVIRQNNGYDLGFRKVAASYELVADFWGARIDPQAFIGTVTQKYAHKALLVKAQAQGFAIEQSEILPDGTVRVVVGRWV; via the coding sequence ATGTCTCACTTTACAACTATCAGGGTTCAGATCGAGGATGGCGAGATCTTGCTGGAAGCGCTCAAAGATCTGGGGTATAGCGTAGAACAAAATGCTATGGTACGGGGCTATCAGGGGAATAAGACGAAAGCGGACTACGTCATTCGGCAAAATAATGGCTACGACCTTGGTTTTAGGAAAGTAGCTGCAAGTTATGAATTAGTGGCGGATTTCTGGGGAGCGCGGATCGATCCGCAGGCGTTTATCGGTACCGTCACGCAAAAATACGCCCATAAAGCGCTGCTCGTAAAAGCACAGGCACAGGGCTTTGCGATCGAACAGTCCGAGATCTTACCCGATGGTACTGTGCGCGTAGTCGTGGGGCGTTGGGTATGA
- the tpiA gene encoding triose-phosphate isomerase: MRKIVIAGNWKMYKTQTEAKAFLVDFLPQLTAQASEFGAAAQIILCAPFTTLPTLLGLAANAPTNLSIGAQNVHWADNGAFTGEIAAPMLVELGIKYVIVGHSERRQYFGETDATVNQRLKAAQKHGMTPILCVGESKQHRAAGETETWIASQLQNGLQDVDLTNLIIAYEPIWAIGTGDTCEAKEANRVIGKIRSQLNDRDLTIQYGGSVKSDNIDEIMAQPEIDGVLVGGASLDPEGFARIVNYRSL, encoded by the coding sequence TTGCGTAAGATTGTAATTGCTGGCAACTGGAAAATGTATAAGACCCAGACGGAGGCTAAAGCATTTCTGGTTGATTTTTTACCTCAACTCACTGCCCAAGCGAGCGAATTTGGCGCAGCCGCACAAATTATTTTATGTGCCCCATTTACTACTCTGCCCACACTGTTGGGGCTGGCTGCGAACGCTCCAACCAACCTCAGTATTGGAGCGCAGAACGTTCATTGGGCTGATAACGGGGCTTTTACAGGCGAGATCGCTGCTCCTATGCTGGTGGAGTTGGGAATTAAATATGTAATTGTGGGTCATAGCGAACGACGACAGTATTTTGGCGAAACCGATGCAACAGTTAACCAACGCCTCAAAGCTGCTCAAAAACACGGCATGACTCCGATTTTGTGCGTAGGTGAGAGCAAGCAGCATCGCGCTGCCGGTGAAACAGAAACATGGATTGCTTCCCAACTGCAAAATGGCCTGCAAGATGTAGATCTCACAAACTTAATAATTGCCTACGAGCCGATCTGGGCGATCGGTACCGGCGATACCTGCGAAGCCAAAGAAGCAAATCGCGTCATTGGTAAAATCCGCAGCCAACTGAACGATCGGGATCTCACCATTCAATACGGGGGGTCGGTAAAATCCGATAATATCGACGAAATTATGGCACAGCCTGAAATCGACGGCGTTCTGGTTGGTGGAGCCAGCTTAGATCCTGAGGGGTTTGCGCGCATAGTCAATTATCGCTCGCTATAA
- the dxr gene encoding 1-deoxy-D-xylulose-5-phosphate reductoisomerase — MKPITLLGSTGSIGTQTLDIVAQYPDRFRVVGLAAGGNVALLAEQIRKFQPEIVAIADPSKLNDLKEAIAGLTTQPMLLAGSEGIQTVAAYGDAQTVVTGIVGCAGLLPTVAAIEAGKDIALANKETLIAAGSVVIPLIKQHGVKLLPADSEHSAIFQCLQGVPEGGLRRILLTASGGSFRDLPVEKLSSVTVADALKHPNWSMGRKITIDSATLMNKGLEVIEAHYLFGLDYEQIEIVIHPQSIIHSLIELQDSSVLAQLGLPDMRLPLLYALSYPERIYTDWQRLDLFKCGDLTFREPDHRKYPCMQLAYAAGRSGGTMPAVLNAANEQAVELFLNEKISFVQIPQLIEITCDRHDCIAQPSLDDIVAVDAWARQTVVEQLYAVK; from the coding sequence ATGAAACCCATTACCCTGCTTGGCTCTACTGGTTCGATCGGTACCCAGACCCTCGATATTGTGGCGCAATATCCCGATCGATTTAGAGTAGTAGGTCTTGCCGCAGGGGGAAATGTCGCGCTCCTCGCCGAGCAGATCCGTAAGTTTCAGCCCGAAATCGTGGCGATCGCCGATCCAAGCAAGTTAAACGATCTCAAGGAAGCGATCGCGGGCTTAACGACACAACCCATGCTGCTCGCGGGCAGTGAAGGCATCCAAACTGTTGCTGCCTATGGTGACGCTCAGACTGTAGTTACTGGTATTGTTGGTTGTGCTGGGTTACTGCCAACTGTGGCGGCGATCGAGGCGGGTAAAGATATTGCCTTGGCTAATAAGGAAACCCTGATTGCGGCTGGCTCCGTGGTTATACCCTTAATTAAGCAACACGGCGTGAAGCTTCTCCCTGCCGACTCCGAGCATTCAGCTATTTTTCAGTGCTTGCAAGGCGTGCCTGAGGGCGGGCTGCGGCGGATTCTGCTGACTGCCTCCGGCGGCTCGTTCCGAGATTTACCTGTGGAAAAATTAAGCAGCGTCACAGTTGCCGATGCGCTCAAGCACCCCAACTGGTCGATGGGACGCAAAATTACGATTGACTCCGCCACCCTTATGAATAAGGGGCTGGAGGTAATCGAGGCACATTATTTATTTGGCCTCGACTACGAACAAATCGAAATAGTCATTCACCCACAAAGCATCATTCATTCGCTGATCGAGTTGCAAGATAGTTCGGTACTGGCACAACTGGGGCTACCGGATATGCGCCTGCCACTGCTCTATGCCCTCTCGTATCCGGAGCGCATCTATACCGATTGGCAACGACTCGATCTGTTCAAGTGCGGCGACCTGACTTTCCGCGAACCAGATCATCGCAAGTATCCTTGCATGCAACTTGCCTATGCTGCAGGCAGAAGTGGTGGCACCATGCCTGCCGTCCTCAACGCTGCCAACGAACAAGCAGTAGAACTCTTCTTAAATGAAAAGATCTCCTTCGTGCAGATCCCTCAACTCATCGAAATAACCTGCGATCGCCACGACTGCATCGCCCAACCCAGTCTGGACGATATTGTCGCCGTAGACGCATGGGCAAGGCAGACCGTAGTAGAGCAGCTTTATGCTGTGAAGTAG
- a CDS encoding after-VIT domain-containing protein has protein sequence MSSPQALVQKHLYELPTCVLEVQSQRSPLSEWSDRPIAQNLQFRLTLESSQSWFSKKQRVIQGDRTQLGKLIVAVADYVDRFLSDDLVTNLTHKLSVPGLSRLNLSTLQLFDLVSNLEQFAIDVTILPTVELEVKRITPAWLKIAAIVIATVGISTSAVTLIFRSPTPELVTSSNRDREVAEKSADSQREPDAISSARPKESAPVSPSPKSAPDREQSLPHQTTKQTPASAPSTSRSPKRESPPDPIIALSPSPVEPSPTSSPPPLPDNPDKIDKVVSSQSPPASKIEGGQLESPSPSSSLPRTITPPIKPQTTENKDENLRRDRQTLGSGTIAAENSDRHNLPASPPTQPAYKPAPLPPAPMSQPTPDRSPSIVKRPETEGFTTKYGQRSQSLPVPAPVPVTTPAAVTAPPNRSATIQVGNIETNLSQDVKDSLTKHLQAIGLSANRSGAVVFDISIERGKVVQIQFDLDASTLKDKAVMSQIERSLLNWQPPISTNGKIRLSVDVRHRDR, from the coding sequence ATGTCCAGCCCTCAAGCCTTAGTACAAAAGCATCTCTACGAGCTACCCACCTGCGTACTGGAGGTGCAGTCACAGCGATCGCCGCTGTCGGAGTGGTCAGATCGCCCGATCGCGCAAAATCTCCAGTTTCGCCTCACGCTTGAATCGAGTCAATCCTGGTTCTCGAAGAAGCAGAGAGTTATTCAAGGCGATCGCACTCAGCTTGGCAAGTTAATCGTTGCCGTGGCCGATTATGTCGATCGCTTCCTGTCCGACGATCTAGTTACGAATTTGACCCACAAGCTATCGGTACCTGGTCTATCCAGATTAAATCTCAGTACGTTACAACTTTTCGATCTAGTTTCTAATTTGGAGCAATTTGCGATCGACGTGACGATCTTGCCTACCGTAGAACTAGAGGTTAAGCGCATCACCCCTGCATGGCTAAAAATTGCCGCGATTGTAATTGCTACAGTGGGCATCAGCACCAGCGCCGTGACCTTAATCTTTCGATCGCCCACCCCAGAACTCGTCACCAGTTCCAATCGCGATCGAGAAGTTGCAGAGAAGTCTGCTGATTCTCAGCGCGAACCAGATGCGATCTCTTCTGCTCGACCGAAAGAATCCGCTCCAGTTAGTCCGTCTCCCAAGTCCGCGCCCGATCGGGAACAATCTCTTCCGCACCAGACAACCAAACAAACACCTGCATCAGCACCATCTACATCCCGATCGCCCAAACGAGAATCTCCTCCCGATCCAATTATTGCGCTATCTCCCTCACCAGTAGAACCATCTCCAACTAGTTCCCCACCTCCACTGCCAGATAACCCAGATAAAATAGATAAAGTTGTATCCTCCCAATCCCCACCCGCATCCAAGATAGAAGGAGGTCAACTTGAAAGTCCAAGCCCATCGAGCAGTCTGCCAAGGACAATAACTCCTCCAATCAAACCGCAAACTACAGAGAACAAAGATGAGAATCTCCGTCGCGATCGCCAGACTCTCGGATCGGGTACCATCGCTGCGGAAAATAGCGATCGGCATAATCTGCCTGCCAGTCCGCCAACCCAGCCTGCGTATAAGCCCGCACCACTTCCTCCTGCGCCAATGTCTCAACCAACGCCAGATCGTTCTCCATCAATAGTCAAACGCCCTGAGACAGAAGGGTTTACAACTAAATACGGACAGCGATCGCAATCTCTGCCTGTCCCTGCTCCAGTGCCAGTCACCACGCCTGCTGCTGTTACTGCTCCTCCTAATCGTAGTGCCACTATCCAGGTTGGAAATATCGAAACGAATTTGAGTCAGGATGTCAAAGATTCTCTAACTAAGCATTTACAAGCGATCGGCCTGTCCGCCAATCGCAGCGGAGCGGTAGTATTTGATATCTCTATAGAACGCGGCAAAGTCGTGCAAATTCAATTCGATCTAGACGCATCTACACTAAAAGACAAAGCGGTCATGAGCCAGATCGAGCGATCGCTCCTGAATTGGCAACCACCGATATCCACGAATGGCAAAATCCGTCTGAGCGTTGACGTTCGGCATCGCGATCGCTAA
- a CDS encoding DUF3038 domain-containing protein: MQSSEPFSEDIETPQLHQIKAHLDLILLALEALTGIGSEAMLQAAEELNLQEVLSDRITLWRLRQASPLRKGKGGRKKLDVDEARAMALIGCHLAAKSHTKIRDAVAHLEKCTAQKRPPYQDGTLGDYLDRFNDFYQERMAEEGQIVSSSLQRLALKLLIDLLFYSAPTGSRRLWVALLERSRS, translated from the coding sequence ATGCAGTCCTCCGAGCCATTTTCCGAAGATATAGAAACACCGCAGTTACACCAGATCAAAGCGCATCTAGATTTGATCCTGCTAGCGTTGGAAGCTCTGACAGGTATCGGCTCAGAAGCCATGCTGCAAGCGGCGGAAGAATTAAATTTACAGGAGGTACTCAGCGATCGCATTACCCTCTGGCGACTGCGACAGGCTAGCCCATTGCGCAAGGGCAAGGGTGGCAGGAAAAAACTGGATGTAGACGAAGCGAGGGCAATGGCGCTAATCGGTTGCCACCTGGCAGCCAAAAGCCATACAAAAATTCGCGATGCCGTGGCGCATCTAGAAAAATGCACGGCACAAAAACGCCCGCCCTACCAGGATGGCACCTTGGGCGATTATCTAGATCGCTTCAACGATTTCTACCAGGAACGCATGGCGGAGGAAGGGCAAATTGTCAGTAGTAGCTTGCAAAGGTTAGCATTGAAATTATTAATCGATCTTTTGTTCTATAGCGCGCCCACAGGCTCGCGCCGTCTCTGGGTTGCCCTCCTGGAGCGCAGCCGTTCCTAA
- the lipA gene encoding lipoyl synthase has protein sequence MKVKMAVKPDWLRVKAPQWERVGNVKDTLRDLGLNTVCEEASCPNIGECFNQGTATFLIMGPACTRACPYCDIDFEKKPKSLDPTEPDRLAEAVRRMGLKHVVVTSVNRDDLPDGGASQFGRCIDRIKAVMPQTTIEVLIPDLCGNWDALAEILSAQPHVLNHNTETVPRLYKRTRPQGEYSRTLELLQRTRAIAPWVYTKSGMMVGLGEEPSEVVSVMQDLRAVDCDIITIGQYLQPSQKHLNVQEFVRPEQFEQWRLAGEAMGFLQVVASPLTRSSYHAEQVQALMQLYPRPIPHNEVR, from the coding sequence ATCAAAGTCAAAATGGCAGTCAAACCCGATTGGTTAAGAGTGAAAGCGCCCCAGTGGGAGCGCGTTGGTAATGTCAAGGACACCCTGCGCGATCTGGGGCTTAACACCGTATGCGAAGAAGCCTCCTGCCCTAATATTGGCGAATGTTTCAACCAGGGTACTGCTACATTCCTGATTATGGGGCCTGCCTGCACCCGCGCTTGCCCCTACTGCGATATCGACTTTGAAAAGAAGCCGAAATCCTTAGATCCCACCGAACCCGATCGCTTAGCTGAAGCAGTGCGCCGCATGGGGCTGAAACACGTGGTGGTTACCTCCGTCAATCGCGACGATCTGCCCGATGGGGGTGCCTCGCAGTTCGGGCGCTGCATCGATCGCATCAAAGCGGTCATGCCGCAAACCACGATCGAAGTACTGATTCCAGATCTGTGCGGCAACTGGGATGCGCTGGCGGAAATTCTCTCGGCACAGCCCCACGTCCTCAACCACAATACCGAAACCGTCCCGAGGTTATACAAGCGCACCCGCCCGCAGGGCGAATACAGTCGTACGCTGGAGCTATTGCAGCGTACTAGGGCGATCGCGCCGTGGGTATATACCAAATCTGGGATGATGGTAGGACTGGGAGAGGAACCAAGCGAGGTGGTGTCAGTCATGCAAGATTTACGGGCGGTTGATTGCGATATCATCACCATTGGGCAGTACCTGCAACCCTCGCAAAAGCACTTGAACGTGCAGGAGTTCGTCCGTCCCGAGCAATTCGAGCAGTGGCGGCTGGCGGGCGAGGCAATGGGCTTCTTGCAAGTAGTTGCTTCGCCATTAACGCGCAGTTCCTACCATGCCGAGCAGGTACAGGCTCTCATGCAACTCTATCCTCGCCCCATCCCCCATAATGAGGTAAGGTGA
- a CDS encoding MBL fold metallo-hydrolase, translating to MQRRQFIQLAKGGLISAVSAAGAIALDRNLSPAYSQGGGSLSIQWLGHMSFLISGGGKTILTHPFKPAGCTANKPQPKASADLILISSRLLDEGYIGGLEKTNRVLYQPGAYSVQGLNIQGIRMDHDRIGGRRFGTNVAWRWQQAGIRILHLGGAAAPISADQRILIGRPDVVIIPVGGGPKGYTAAEAQAVVSALNPRIVIPSHYRTAKASSNCELSPVDEFLTLMSGAKIQKLGGSSLQLTASSLPSSLSVTVFS from the coding sequence ATGCAACGCAGACAATTCATTCAATTAGCTAAAGGTGGACTTATTAGTGCTGTTTCTGCCGCCGGAGCGATCGCGCTAGACCGCAACCTTTCACCTGCCTACTCGCAAGGCGGCGGATCGCTATCGATTCAATGGTTGGGGCACATGAGCTTTTTGATTAGCGGTGGCGGGAAAACAATTTTGACGCATCCCTTTAAGCCCGCTGGTTGTACGGCAAATAAACCCCAACCCAAGGCTTCCGCCGATCTCATCCTGATTAGTTCGCGCCTGCTGGATGAAGGCTACATCGGGGGGCTAGAAAAAACAAACCGCGTTTTATACCAGCCCGGTGCCTACAGCGTGCAAGGTCTTAATATTCAAGGCATTCGCATGGATCACGATCGCATTGGCGGGCGGCGCTTTGGAACTAACGTAGCGTGGCGATGGCAGCAGGCAGGCATCCGCATCCTGCATCTCGGTGGTGCCGCAGCCCCGATCTCAGCCGATCAACGCATTTTGATCGGTCGCCCCGACGTGGTCATCATACCCGTAGGCGGCGGGCCGAAGGGCTATACGGCAGCCGAAGCCCAGGCAGTGGTTAGCGCGCTCAATCCCAGGATCGTAATTCCTTCCCATTACCGCACTGCTAAAGCCTCCAGCAACTGTGAATTAAGCCCGGTGGATGAATTCCTGACCCTTATGTCTGGAGCCAAGATCCAAAAGCTAGGCGGATCGAGTTTGCAGTTGACCGCATCCAGTCTACCTAGCTCCCTATCAGTAACTGTTTTCAGTTAG
- a CDS encoding anthranilate synthase component II: protein MILVIDNYDSFTYNLVQYLGELLPEYPHLGEVMVRRNDEIAIAEVKQLAPKGVVISPGPGRPEEAGVSLDIIRDLGASVPILGVCLGHQSMGLIYGGQVVSAPYLMHGKTSEIYHTGVGVLAGLSNPFTATRYHSLVIDRNHCPDVLEITAWTDDDIIMAVRHRDYHHVQGVQFHPESILTNAGKDLLRNFLNGITNPQPQPSVRV, encoded by the coding sequence TTGATTTTAGTTATCGATAACTACGACAGTTTTACCTACAACCTGGTGCAATACCTGGGCGAACTGCTGCCAGAATATCCCCACCTGGGTGAGGTAATGGTGCGGCGTAACGATGAAATCGCGATCGCCGAAGTCAAACAACTTGCCCCTAAAGGCGTGGTAATTTCACCCGGTCCCGGTCGCCCCGAAGAAGCAGGCGTTTCATTGGATATCATTCGCGACCTGGGGGCATCGGTACCAATTTTAGGCGTGTGTCTGGGGCATCAGAGCATGGGTCTAATTTATGGAGGTCAGGTTGTCTCTGCCCCCTACCTCATGCACGGTAAGACATCCGAGATTTATCATACGGGTGTTGGTGTCCTGGCTGGTCTGAGCAATCCCTTCACCGCTACCCGCTACCACAGCCTGGTCATAGACCGCAACCACTGCCCCGATGTCCTGGAAATCACTGCCTGGACAGACGATGACATTATCATGGCGGTTCGACACCGTGACTATCACCACGTCCAGGGCGTACAGTTCCATCCAGAGAGTATACTAACCAATGCTGGCAAAGATTTACTCCGCAACTTCCTGAATGGAATTACCAATCCCCAACCCCAACCATCGGTAAGGGTTTAG
- a CDS encoding LysR family transcriptional regulator gives MNSSVLNQIKLSQLRAFVAVADSGNFGEAALHLEVSQSAVSHAIAALEEELGIVLLSRGRHGAHLTPVGEQVVGHARQILLELEHLVKDANLSKGLQGGQVRIATLRSVATHILPDAIAKFRHRFSAIAVSITEYPDYHGVDKALREGYADIGFTYLPNSEEFEAWELLRDEYIAIFPPSFQLKGTQLDWEQLCSYPHIATPDSYSCNYLVQAHCAKFGYNLQVAYTVREDSTIISMVARGLGATILPRLAAEPIPDDLHVYSLPTRLERIIGVSVLANGLHVPAVYAFLDTLKQFR, from the coding sequence ATGAATAGCAGTGTCCTGAATCAAATTAAACTGTCACAGCTACGTGCTTTTGTGGCAGTAGCGGACAGCGGTAATTTTGGTGAGGCGGCTTTGCATCTAGAGGTATCGCAGTCAGCCGTCAGCCACGCGATCGCAGCTTTAGAAGAAGAATTAGGCATCGTACTTCTCTCACGCGGTCGCCACGGCGCGCACCTTACGCCCGTGGGCGAGCAGGTAGTCGGTCACGCGCGACAGATTTTACTGGAATTGGAACATCTAGTTAAAGATGCTAATTTATCCAAAGGACTACAGGGCGGACAGGTACGGATTGCCACGTTACGCAGCGTTGCTACCCATATTCTGCCCGACGCGATCGCTAAGTTTCGGCATCGCTTTAGCGCGATCGCAGTTAGCATTACTGAATATCCCGACTATCACGGTGTTGATAAGGCTTTGAGAGAGGGGTACGCCGACATTGGTTTTACCTATCTGCCCAACAGCGAAGAGTTTGAAGCATGGGAACTACTGCGAGATGAATATATTGCCATTTTCCCTCCATCATTCCAACTTAAAGGGACACAGCTAGATTGGGAGCAATTATGCAGCTATCCCCACATCGCTACACCCGATAGTTACAGTTGCAATTACTTAGTACAGGCTCACTGTGCCAAGTTTGGCTACAATTTGCAAGTAGCATATACGGTAAGAGAAGATTCGACGATTATTAGCATGGTGGCGAGGGGATTGGGAGCGACCATTTTACCGCGCCTGGCAGCAGAACCAATCCCCGATGACTTGCACGTCTATAGTTTGCCAACTCGTCTCGAACGCATCATTGGCGTTTCAGTGCTCGCTAACGGACTGCACGTGCCTGCGGTCTATGCTTTCCTCGATACGCTCAAGCAATTTAGGTAA